In Pseudonocardia sp. DSM 110487, the sequence TTCGGGATCCCGGTCACGGCCCAGGAGCCCGACCCGTCGCAGGTCGACACCGGCCCGGCCATCCCCGCCATCCCCGGCCTTCCCGGGGGGAACTAGCGGGCAGCGGAGCTCGTGGTGCCCCGCACCACCAGCTCGGTGGGCACGGTGACGGCCGGAAGGGGTTGCTCCGGGTCGGTGAGCGCCGTGAGGATCATCTCGGCCGCCAGCACCCCCTGTGCGACGACCGGCTGCGCCACGGTCGTCAGGTCCAGCAGATCCGCCATCTCGTGGCCGTCGATGCCGATCACCGACACGTCCTCCGGTACGCGGAGCCCGGACCTGCGCACCGCCTGCACAGCACCCATCGCCATCTCGTCGGAGGCGGCGAACAGCGCCGTCGGTGGCTCCGGCAGCCCGAGCAGGCGTTTGGCGGCCGCGCGCCCTCCGGTCACCGTGAACCCGCCGACGGCCTCGAGCTCGGGGAGCGCGGGCAGGCCGGCGCCGGCGAGCTCGGCCCGGTACCCGACGCGCCGGTCGGCGGGCATCGCCGTGTGCAGCTCGTCATCGCCCCCGATGAAGCCGATGCGCTGGTGGCCGAGATCGAGCAGGTGCCGCACGGCGCACCGTGCGGCGCCCTCGTCGTCGATGCGGACGCTCGCCCAGCCCGGTACGTCCGCGCCCACGATCGCGACCGGGCCGCCAACCGTGGAGAGCGCCGCGACCTCCTCCTCGGCGGGGTGCAGGCCGAGCACGAGCACCCCGTCGACGCGCTTGCGCAGCAGCGTGCCCGAGAACGCGCGCCTGCGCTCGAGGGCGTCGGTGCCGAGGCTGTAGAGCAGCAGGTCGTAGCCCGCCTTGCGGAGCCGCTCCTCGGCGCTGTGCACGATCGCCGCGAAGTACCAGCGGTTGACGAACGGTGCGACCACACCGATCGCGTTCGTCTGGCCGCTCGCGAGGCTCGCCGCGCTGGGCGACGCCACGTACCGCAGCTCAGCGGCGGCCGCGAGTACCCGCTGCCGGGTGGCCTCCGAGACCCGGGGCAGCCCGTGCAGCGCGCGCGAGACCGTCGCGATGGAGACCCCCGCTGCCTCCGCGACGTCCTTGATCGTGCTCACGGCAGACCCTGGTGTCTCGGATCAGCCCTTGACGCTGCCGGCCAGCAGGCCGCGGACGAAGTAGCGCTGGAGCGCGAAGAAGACGATCAACGGGATGATGATCGACACGAACGCGCCGGACGCGAGCAGGTGCCAGTCCGAGTCGCGGGTGCCAGCAAGCTCGGCCACGCGCACCGTGAGCGGTGCGACATCCGTGGTTCCGCCCGCGAACACGAGCGCAACCAGCAGGTCGTTCCACACCCACAGGAACTGGAACACGGCGTATGCCGCTATCGCGGGCTTCATCAGGGGCAGCATGATCGTCAGGAAGATCCGGACGTGGCCCGCTCCGTCCACCCGCGCGGCCTCCACCAGCTCCTCAGGGATCTCCCGCATCGAGTTGTGCAGCAGGAAGATCGCAAGCGGGAGGGCGAAGGTCGAGTGCGCGATCCAGACCGTCCAGAACGTCCCGTTCAGGCCGGTGCCGACGAAGATCTCCAGGAGCGGGATCAGGGCGACCTGGAGCGGCACGATCTGCAGCGCGAAGATCGCCACGAACAGCGTGTCCCGCAGCGGGAACCGCGTCCACGCGAATCCGTACGCCGCCGTCGTGGCCAGGATGATCGGGATGAGCACCGCCGGGAGGGTGACCATGATCGAGTTGACGAAGAACCCCGCCAGCGGCTGGCTGCCACCGAACAGCACCCTCGAGTAGTTGTCGAGCGTCAGGTTCGGGTTGGCGAGGAACGTCCACCAGCCGGTTCGTTGGACGTCGCGCTCCGGGCGGAACGAGGACAGGAACAGCCCGAACGTCGGGATGGTCCACAGTACGGCGATGACGAGCGCGGCGATCGAGGCCCACGGCGAGGTGAGGCCCTTCTTCGCCCCCGCCGAGCGGGTGGTTGCCGCGGTGACCAGGTCCGGCCCGGCGCCGGTGTCCTTGGTGTCGATCACGGTCATCGCGCGTCCACCTTCCGCATCTGCCGCACGTTGTAGATGACGATCGGTACGACGAGGACGAAGAGGATCATGGCCAGCGCCGAGCCCATGCCCAGGTCGGAGAGCCGGAAGCTCTGCAGGTAGAACTCGTTGGCCACCACGCTGGTGCCGAACTGGCCGCCGGTCATCGTGCGGACGATGTCGAAGACCTTCAGCACGGCGATGCTGATCGCGGTGATCACGACGACCACGGCGGGCCGGATGCTCGGCAGGGTGATGTAGAAGAACAGCCGCACGCCGCCGACGCCGTCCAGGCGGGCCGCCTCGATGATGTCGCTCGGGATGGCCTTGATCGCGGCCGAGAGCAGTGTCATCGCGAAGCCTGCCTGGATCCAGATGATCACGACGATCAGCAGCAGGTTGTTCCACGGCTCGGCGAGGATGAAGTTCACCGGCTCGAAGCCGAGCCAGACCAGTACCTGGTTGACCAGCCCGATCTGCTGGATGTTCTGCTGGTTCGGGCGGTAGGCGTACACGAACTTCCAGATGATCGAGGCGCCGACCAGCGAGATCGCCATCGGCAGGAAGATCAGGGCCTTCGCGAACGCCTCGAACCGGGTGCGGTCCACCAGCACCGCGTAGACCAGCCCGATCGCCGTGGAGAGGATCGGGGCGATCACCACCCAGAGCAGCGTGTTGCGCAGCACGATCACGAGATCGGGCTGGGTGAAGATCCGGATGTAGTTGTCAAGCCCGACGAAGTTCGCGCTGCTGGCGTCGAGGAAGGACTGCGCCGCCGTGCGGCTCGCCGGGTAGAGCAGCCCGATGACCAGGAGAAGCACGGCGGGGGCCACGAACGCGAGGCCGGACACCAGGTCGGTCCGACGCCCTCTTGCGCGGTCGGCGACGAGCAGGACCACGCCCATCACGGCGGCGAACACGGCCACCGCGACCAGCAGTTGGAGCAGTTTGTCGAGCAGGGTCACAGCCGGCTCACCTCCGAACGGTCACTTGCGGGCCCGAGAATCAGCACGGAGCGCGCCGGGACGGACGTATCGCGTCCGTCCCGGCGCGGGGATCTCGCTGAGGCCCGTCAGGAAGAGCCGGGCCAGGACTGTTCGATGTAGTTCAGCGAGTCCGTGGTGCTCTGACCGGTGATCCAGTCCGTCATGCCCCGCCAGAACGACGCGGAGCCAACCGCCGCAGGCATGAGGTCGGAGCCGTCGAACCGGAAGGTGTTGTTCTGGTCCTGCAGGATCTCGGCCGAGAGCCGGTCGATCGGGTTGGACAGGTTGTTCGGGTCCAGCCCGGTGTTGGCGCTGATCCAGCCGCTCTGGCCGAGGTCGCTACCGGCCCTCGCCTTCGCGTTGGCCCACTCCGGCGAGGACAGGTACGCCTGGAACGCCTGCACCTCGGGACGGTCGGAGAACGCGGCGACGAACTCGGAGCCGACGAGGATCGTCTGCTGCCCGCCCTGGTTGATCGACGGCAGCTCGAACGCGAAGGCCTGCCCGTTCTCCGAGATGTCGGTGCCCTCGGGGAAGTTGGCCGCGTAGAAGTTGGCCTGGCGGTGCATGTAGCAGGTCCCGTCGAGGATCGGCAGGCCGCCGTCCTGGAAGGTCGTGGTGGCGATCGAGGCGACGTCGCCGAGGCCGCCGTTCACGAAGTCGGGGTTCTTCAGGATCGAGCCGACGCGGTCGAGCGCCCGCACCACACGCGGGTCGTTGAACGGGATGGCGTGCGAGACCCACTGGTCGTAGACCTCGGGCCCGTTCTCGCGCAGCATCACGTCCTCGAGCCAGTCGGTGAGCGGCCAGCCCGTTGCGTCACCGGAGCCGATGCCCGCGCACCACGGCTTGCCGCCGTCGGCGACGATGCGGTTCGAGAGCGTCACCATCTCGTCCCAGGTCTGGGGGACGGCGTAGCCCTTCTCCGTGAACTCCTGCGGCGAGTACCAGACATAGGACTTCACGTTCGAGCCGAGCGGGGCGCCGTAGAGGGTGCCGTCGACGCTGCCCGCGGCCTTGAAGGTCTCGGAGTAGTACTGGTCGACGTTCGCGACGACCGCCTGCGGGGCCGGCTTCACCGCGCCGGGGTTCTGCGTGACGAGCGTGTTCAGCAGGCCCGGCTGCGGGACGTAGGCGATGTCAGGTGGCGAACCCCCCTGTACACGCACCGGCAGCTGGGCCTCGAACTCCTTCGAGCCCTCGTAGACGATCTGCGCGCCGGTGCACTCCTCGAACGGCCGGTACGAGTCGATGTGCGGCTGGTCCTCGGGTGACACGATCGAGGTGTAGATCGTGACCCGGGTGCCGGACAGGTCACCGTACTGCGCGAACGGCGCGCAGTCCTGGCTCGAGGCGGCGGGGTTCCCACCGCCACCTCCCGCGACGTTGCTGCCGCCGCATCCGGCGAGCACGAGGCTGAGGCCCAGCGCGGCGCTGATGAGGGCCGTGCCGCGCGACGGTCTCCGCAGGATCGATCCGGACTTCGGGGCTGGCATCGCACCCTCCGCGTCGATGGGGATGGAACGGGCAGGCACCCGTCCCGTGAGACCGCGTCATGAAAGCGTTTACGCATCGCCAGGAGCAACAAGGCGCGGTAACGATGCCGTAACTCCGACGCTAGGTAGTCGATCACTTACGCTTCGTGTTAGGTCTTCTCCTCGGGACACCTGCCATGGCAGGCTGCAAGCGCTTTACTCCCTCTCACTCGGATCGTCCGGCACGTTCCTGCCGGTGGAAGGAGCACAGCATGGCTGCTGTGACCTATGACAAGGCGACCCGCATCTACCCGGGGTCCACCAAGCCCGCGGTCGACTCGCTCGACCTGGAGGTCGCCGACGGCGAGTTCCTCGTACTGGTCGGGCCATCCGGATGCGGCAAGTCCACGTCGCTGCGGATGCTCGCGGGGCTCGAGGACATCGACCAGGGCTCCATCCACATCGGCGGCCGTGACGTCACGCGCGTCCCCCCGAAGGACCGCGACATCGCGATGGTCTTCCAGAACTACGCGCTGTACCCGCACATGACCGTGGCGGAGAACATGGGCTTCGCGCTCAAGATCGCCGGTCGGCCGAAGGACGAGATCCGGAAGCGGGTGCAGGAAGCGGCGAAGATCCTCGACCTCGAGGACTACCTCGAGCGCCGCCCGAAGGCCCTCTCCGGCGGTCAGCGCCAGCGCGTCGCGATGGGCCGGGCGATCGTCCGGGAGCCCAAGGTGTTCTGCATGGACGAGCCGCTGTCCAACCTGGACGCCAAGCTGCGCGTCTCCACCCGTACCCAGATCGCCTCGCTGCAGCGCCGGCTGGAGATCACCACGGTCTACGTCACCCACGACCAGGTCGAGGCGATGACGATGGGCGACCGGGTCGCCGTGCTGAAGGACGGGCTCCTGCAGCAGGTCGACACGCCGCGCGCGATGTACGACAAGCCGGCCAACGTGTTCGTCGCGGGCTTCATCGGCTCCCCCGCCATGAACCTGCTCCAGGTCGAGCTGGACGGCGACACGCTGCACTTCGGCGGAGCGGAGACCCACATCCCGCGCTCGGCGGTCGAGGAGGTCGGGTCCACCCGCTCGATCACCGTCGGCGTGCGTCCCGAGGACATGGAGCCCGTCGCCGAAGGCGCCGGGCTGGCCACCGAGGTGGACGTCGTCGAGGAGCTCGGCGCCGACGCCTACGTCTATGGCACCACGAAGGTAGGCGGCGAGCGCCGCGCGATCATCGCGCGCGTCGACGGCCGCACCCCGCCCGACAAGGGCTCTGTGCTGCACTTCGCGCCGCGCGAGGGCCACCTGCACCTGTTCGCGGGCGACACCGGCGAACGCGTCGATATCTGATCCACGCATCGGCCCCTGGACCGGATCCGGTCCAGGGGCCGACGTCTGTGCTCAGCCGACCGGAGTGGGCAAAGCGGCGCGCAGCCGCACCTCGGTGCCGAGGATCTCCGCCGCCGGGCGCAGCCCTGCCCGGCGCATCAGCCGGGTGATGCCGACGTCGTCCGGGCGCGCGCAGCCGACGAGCTCGTCGAGCCCGCGCTCCGCGGCGACCTCCGCGATGTGGCGAAGCAGCGCCGTGCCGAGCCCCCGGCCCTGCCATCCGTCCTCGACCAGTACGGCTGCCCTCGCCGCCCCGGAGACGTCCGGCTCCGGATCGAGGTTCGCGATGCCGACGGCGCTGCCGCCGTCTGCGGTGACCGCCAGCACGGCCTGCAGCGCGGTGGGGGAGGCGGACGGGCCGAGCAGCGCGGCCAGCTCGTCGGGCTGCAGCCGCGGGGCCGGGTTGAGGTAGCGGGAGCGCCGAGACGCAGGGGAGCAGCGGGCGTGCAGCGCGGCCACGAGCGGGCCGTCGCCCGGATCGGCCGTGCGCAGCCGCACCTCCGAGCCGTCGCGCAGCTGCAGGGTGCGATCCGCGCCAAGGCTGCGGACGGGCGCCCGCATCGCGAGCTGCGTGGCGAGCTCCAGCAGCGCCGCGGCCCGCGAGAGCTCGGTGGCCGTGAACGGCCACGGGCGCCCGACGTGGATCTGCTGGGTGCCCCCGCGCAGCGTGTGGACGTGCCCCGACGGCGGCGCGGCCGGGTCGATCAGGCGGGCCCGAAGCATCGTGGCCACCGCGCTCGGTGCGCTGCCCGGGTCGGCCACGACCATCCGCGCGAGCGCGAGCGCGGTGGTGGCCGGGTCGGACAGCTCCGTGGCGTCGGCGCGCACCAGCAGCGTGCACGGGATGCCTGCGGCCTCGACGGCGTCGACCAGCGCCGTGGGCTCGATGCGTTCGGGTACCTGCACGAGCAGTTCGTCGGTGACCGCGCCGTCATCGGTCGGTTCGCCGACGACGTGGAGGGAGAGGATGTTGCAGCCGGCCTCGCCGACCGTGGTGGCCAACCCGCCGAGTCGACCGGGACGGTCTTCGAGCTCGACGTGCATTCGCCACAGTGCCATGCCCGCCAGCGTCCCCCCGCCTTGTTTCCGATCCGCTACCGGTGCGTGACAGGCCCGCTGCGCGCGAGTTATGTTGTGCACAACATAACTGTGGCGGAAGGTGAACCAGCGATGGCGAATGCGGTGTACACGGCGGAGGCGACCTCGACCGGTGGCGGTCGTGACGGACGGGTCCGTACCTCGGACGGTGTGCTCGACGTCGAGCTCAAGCTGCCGCCCGCGCTCGGTGGGCCCGGTGGCGCGACCAACCCGGAGCAGCTCTTCGCGGCCGCCTACGCCTCCTGCTTCCACGGCGCCCTTCGCCTCGTGGCCAGGAACAAGGGCGTGCGCATCAGCGACGACGCCACGGTCGACGCGGCGATCGACCTGAGCAAGGACGCCACGAGCTTCGCGATCGGCGCCACGCTCACCGTCCACCTGCCCGGCCTCGAGCAATCGCAGGCCGACGAGCTGGTGGCCGCGGCGCACGAGGTCTGCCCCTACTCGAAGGCGACCCGCGGCAATGTCGACGTGGAGCTCAAGGCGACGGTCTGACCATGCCCCGACCCGCTGGTCGAGTAGCGGAGGCGCCCCGCGCCGGAGCGTATCGAGACCCCTCTGCTTCTGGGGTGAGCGTGGGTGGTGGTCTTCGATACGGGCCGACGCCGGCGCGTCGGCCCTACTCGAGCACCGGAAGGGCGCGGCGGGCGAAGCCGATCTCCGTGGCCACGTGGCGGAGTGTCTCCTCCACCACGAGGCTCCCATGGCCCGCGTCGAAGCGGCTCACCTCGTACCGCACGTCGCCGCGGGCGGCGAGGGCGTCCAGGTAGTTGTCCACCTGCCGGATCGGGCACCGGGGGTCGTTCTCGCCCGCGAGCACCAGCACCGGCACGCGCACGCGGTCGACGTACGTGAGCGGCGACGCCTCGCGGTACGCCTCTGGGCGCTCCGCGGGAGAACCTTTGAAGAGCGCGCGGTCGAACGCTCGCAGCTGCTCCATCTCGTCCGCGTAGGCGGCGAGGTAGTCGGCCACCGGCACCCCGGCGACGGCGCCCGCCCAGCGCTCCGGCTGGGTGCCGACGGCCAGCAGTGCGAGGTAGCCGCCCCACGACCAGCCCTCCACCACGCAGCGCCGCGCGTCCACGAGGCCGTCGGCCACGCAGCGGTCGTACACCGCGGCGACGTCCTCCAGCTCGGTCAGGCCCGGCCGGCCCTCGATGGCGTCCCGCCACGTGGAGCCGTAGCCGGTGGAGCCGCGGTAGTTGACCTCGACGACGACGAACCCGGCGTCCACCCACGCTGCCCGGCCCGCGCTGAACCGGTCCTCGTCGGCGGCGTGCGGCCCGCCGTGCAGGGCGAACACGGCGGGCGCTGGTCCGTCGACGCCGGTTGGGTGGGCGACGAGGGCGTGCACCCGCCCGCCCTGGCCGTCCACCCACAGATCCTCCACCGGCACCGATCCCGGGGCGCGCGGTCCCGGCGGCGCGACGAGCACGCGGTCGGTGCCGTCCGGGTGCAGCGCCCGCACCGTCGACGGCTCGGCCGCCGACGAGCAGGTGTACTCGACCGTGCCGTCCGGGCGTACCTCGGCGGAGCCGACGCACCCGGGCGCCACCGGCAGCTCGGTCAGCTCGCCGGCCTCCAGCGCGTAGCGGTACAGCCTGGTGCGGGCGACCGCGGTGTGCCAGACCAGCAGGAACTTCGCATCGGGATGGAAGTCGGCGTAGACCTCGCCGGGCAGGTCGAGGGAGATCTCGCGCTCGGTGTCGGCGAGTACGTCCCACAGCAGCAGTTCCTCGCGGCCATGGCGCTCGTGCAGGAGCAGCAGCCGGCCGTCCCCGCGGACCGGGGCGAACACCAGCGGGGTCAGTCCCTTTCCCGGGCCGTCAGACTTCTCGGCGACGAGGCCGCCGTCGGACACGCGCACGACCCGGACAGCGGGGTGGCGCGAGTCGCCGTGCTCGGAGTGGCTGATCGCGAGCAGCGTCTCGTCCTCAGAAAGCGCGCCGACGCCCGCGTCCTCCGCATGCTGGTAGACGACCTCCGCGGGATCGTCGCCGCGGCGCAGCCAGATCTTCGTGCCGTCGTCGGTCGAGGTCCCGGCGGCCACGACGGCCCGCCCGATCTCCAGGCCGGCCGGGTAGCCGTCCTCGACGGCCGGGAGCGCGGGCTCGGCCGTGGTCCCGGTGGGCAGGCCGGCGAACGGTTCACGCACCCAGTGCCCGAACTCGTCGCCGTCGGTGTCGGCGAACCACCAGACCGTCCCACCGTCCGGCGGGAGCGTGGCGATGTGGGTGCCGCTGCGCCGGTCGGTGACCCGGCGGTGCAGGTCGGTGGCGCGGTCCCACACGTACACCTCGGTGGTGCCGCTGGCGTTCGACGTGTAGGCGCAGCGGTCCGGCGCGTCGCGGGCCCATCCCGGCCGCGACATCCGCGGCGCGGTGAACCGGGCGCGCCAGCGTTCCTCGCGCTCGTCGTCGAACAGGCGGTCGGGAACGGGGGCGACGGGGTGCTCGGTCACGCCGGGATCATGCCGCACTCGGTCGAGTGGATTCTCTGCCATGATTCGAACGTGACCGAGCCGGTGCGACCCGAGGACATGCGCATCTCGGACGCGGAGCGAACCGAGGTGCAGGACCGGCTCCGGCTGGCCCACGACGTCGGCCGGCTGGACCTCGGCGAGTTCGATGAGCGGGTCAAATCCGTCTGGGCCGCCCGCACCCGTGGCGAGCTCGCCCGCGTCACCGCCGACCTCCCGGCATCCCCGTCCGAGCCAGGGCGCAGGACGGTGTTCTCCGACACCGGCGGTGGCATGACGATCCCGTGCTCTACGTGGCCGGGATCGGCCGCCCGCCCCGCGACCGGTGACGGATCGGCCCGGCACTCCGAGTGCGGCCGGCCGCGCGACCACTGCGTTCCAGGTCAGACGTTGACGAAGAAGCAGAACGGGTGGCCGACGGGGTCCAGGATGACCCGCACGTTCTCCTGCGGCTGGAACTCCGCGAGCGTCGCGCCCGCTTCGAGCGCGTAGGCGACGGCGCCGTCGAGGTCCTCGACCTCGATGTCCAGGTGCAGCTGCATCTGCTGCCGATCCCGTTCCGCGGGCCATGCGGGGCGCTCGTACAGCTCCTCGAGCTGGAACGACAGCCCCGGCCCGCCGCCCGGCGGACGGAGCGTGACCCACGTGGGATCGTCCTGCACCACCGGCCAGCCGAACAGGCTCTGGTAGAAGGCCGCGAGAGCGCGGGGATCCGGGGCGTCGAGGACGGTGGCGGACAGCGTCAGCGCGGGTCGCTCCACCCTGCGCAGTATGCCGGTGGCGCTGATCGGCCGCATGGCACTAGGCTCGCGATCATGTCGAGCCCCGAGGCGTCCAGAGCCTGACCACCGGTCGATCGGTGGTCTGGTGAGCCCGGCTCCCCTTCCTCGTACTCGCAGTTCCTGCGTTTCCGCGCCGTTCGACCGGTCCGGCCTTCACCGACCTCGTCGACATCGCCACGGAGCGCGCTGTGCAGAAACCGTCCTTGCCGCCTGTCGTCCCCCTGCTCGGGACCGCGGTCTTCGCCCAGGGAACGTCCGAGTTC encodes:
- a CDS encoding prolyl oligopeptidase family serine peptidase, yielding MTEHPVAPVPDRLFDDEREERWRARFTAPRMSRPGWARDAPDRCAYTSNASGTTEVYVWDRATDLHRRVTDRRSGTHIATLPPDGGTVWWFADTDGDEFGHWVREPFAGLPTGTTAEPALPAVEDGYPAGLEIGRAVVAAGTSTDDGTKIWLRRGDDPAEVVYQHAEDAGVGALSEDETLLAISHSEHGDSRHPAVRVVRVSDGGLVAEKSDGPGKGLTPLVFAPVRGDGRLLLLHERHGREELLLWDVLADTEREISLDLPGEVYADFHPDAKFLLVWHTAVARTRLYRYALEAGELTELPVAPGCVGSAEVRPDGTVEYTCSSAAEPSTVRALHPDGTDRVLVAPPGPRAPGSVPVEDLWVDGQGGRVHALVAHPTGVDGPAPAVFALHGGPHAADEDRFSAGRAAWVDAGFVVVEVNYRGSTGYGSTWRDAIEGRPGLTELEDVAAVYDRCVADGLVDARRCVVEGWSWGGYLALLAVGTQPERWAGAVAGVPVADYLAAYADEMEQLRAFDRALFKGSPAERPEAYREASPLTYVDRVRVPVLVLAGENDPRCPIRQVDNYLDALAARGDVRYEVSRFDAGHGSLVVEETLRHVATEIGFARRALPVLE
- a CDS encoding ABC transporter substrate-binding protein; the encoded protein is MPAPKSGSILRRPSRGTALISAALGLSLVLAGCGGSNVAGGGGGNPAASSQDCAPFAQYGDLSGTRVTIYTSIVSPEDQPHIDSYRPFEECTGAQIVYEGSKEFEAQLPVRVQGGSPPDIAYVPQPGLLNTLVTQNPGAVKPAPQAVVANVDQYYSETFKAAGSVDGTLYGAPLGSNVKSYVWYSPQEFTEKGYAVPQTWDEMVTLSNRIVADGGKPWCAGIGSGDATGWPLTDWLEDVMLRENGPEVYDQWVSHAIPFNDPRVVRALDRVGSILKNPDFVNGGLGDVASIATTTFQDGGLPILDGTCYMHRQANFYAANFPEGTDISENGQAFAFELPSINQGGQQTILVGSEFVAAFSDRPEVQAFQAYLSSPEWANAKARAGSDLGQSGWISANTGLDPNNLSNPIDRLSAEILQDQNNTFRFDGSDLMPAAVGSASFWRGMTDWITGQSTTDSLNYIEQSWPGSS
- a CDS encoding organic hydroperoxide resistance protein → MANAVYTAEATSTGGGRDGRVRTSDGVLDVELKLPPALGGPGGATNPEQLFAAAYASCFHGALRLVARNKGVRISDDATVDAAIDLSKDATSFAIGATLTVHLPGLEQSQADELVAAAHEVCPYSKATRGNVDVELKATV
- a CDS encoding GNAT family N-acetyltransferase codes for the protein MALWRMHVELEDRPGRLGGLATTVGEAGCNILSLHVVGEPTDDGAVTDELLVQVPERIEPTALVDAVEAAGIPCTLLVRADATELSDPATTALALARMVVADPGSAPSAVATMLRARLIDPAAPPSGHVHTLRGGTQQIHVGRPWPFTATELSRAAALLELATQLAMRAPVRSLGADRTLQLRDGSEVRLRTADPGDGPLVAALHARCSPASRRSRYLNPAPRLQPDELAALLGPSASPTALQAVLAVTADGGSAVGIANLDPEPDVSGAARAAVLVEDGWQGRGLGTALLRHIAEVAAERGLDELVGCARPDDVGITRLMRRAGLRPAAEILGTEVRLRAALPTPVG
- a CDS encoding carbohydrate ABC transporter permease, which produces MTVIDTKDTGAGPDLVTAATTRSAGAKKGLTSPWASIAALVIAVLWTIPTFGLFLSSFRPERDVQRTGWWTFLANPNLTLDNYSRVLFGGSQPLAGFFVNSIMVTLPAVLIPIILATTAAYGFAWTRFPLRDTLFVAIFALQIVPLQVALIPLLEIFVGTGLNGTFWTVWIAHSTFALPLAIFLLHNSMREIPEELVEAARVDGAGHVRIFLTIMLPLMKPAIAAYAVFQFLWVWNDLLVALVFAGGTTDVAPLTVRVAELAGTRDSDWHLLASGAFVSIIIPLIVFFALQRYFVRGLLAGSVKG
- a CDS encoding VOC family protein, giving the protein MRPISATGILRRVERPALTLSATVLDAPDPRALAAFYQSLFGWPVVQDDPTWVTLRPPGGGPGLSFQLEELYERPAWPAERDRQQMQLHLDIEVEDLDGAVAYALEAGATLAEFQPQENVRVILDPVGHPFCFFVNV
- a CDS encoding carbohydrate ABC transporter permease, with the protein product MTLLDKLLQLLVAVAVFAAVMGVVLLVADRARGRRTDLVSGLAFVAPAVLLLVIGLLYPASRTAAQSFLDASSANFVGLDNYIRIFTQPDLVIVLRNTLLWVVIAPILSTAIGLVYAVLVDRTRFEAFAKALIFLPMAISLVGASIIWKFVYAYRPNQQNIQQIGLVNQVLVWLGFEPVNFILAEPWNNLLLIVVIIWIQAGFAMTLLSAAIKAIPSDIIEAARLDGVGGVRLFFYITLPSIRPAVVVVITAISIAVLKVFDIVRTMTGGQFGTSVVANEFYLQSFRLSDLGMGSALAMILFVLVVPIVIYNVRQMRKVDAR
- a CDS encoding LacI family DNA-binding transcriptional regulator, coding for MSTIKDVAEAAGVSIATVSRALHGLPRVSEATRQRVLAAAAELRYVASPSAASLASGQTNAIGVVAPFVNRWYFAAIVHSAEERLRKAGYDLLLYSLGTDALERRRAFSGTLLRKRVDGVLVLGLHPAEEEVAALSTVGGPVAIVGADVPGWASVRIDDEGAARCAVRHLLDLGHQRIGFIGGDDELHTAMPADRRVGYRAELAGAGLPALPELEAVGGFTVTGGRAAAKRLLGLPEPPTALFAASDEMAMGAVQAVRRSGLRVPEDVSVIGIDGHEMADLLDLTTVAQPVVAQGVLAAEMILTALTDPEQPLPAVTVPTELVVRGTTSSAAR
- a CDS encoding ABC transporter ATP-binding protein encodes the protein MAAVTYDKATRIYPGSTKPAVDSLDLEVADGEFLVLVGPSGCGKSTSLRMLAGLEDIDQGSIHIGGRDVTRVPPKDRDIAMVFQNYALYPHMTVAENMGFALKIAGRPKDEIRKRVQEAAKILDLEDYLERRPKALSGGQRQRVAMGRAIVREPKVFCMDEPLSNLDAKLRVSTRTQIASLQRRLEITTVYVTHDQVEAMTMGDRVAVLKDGLLQQVDTPRAMYDKPANVFVAGFIGSPAMNLLQVELDGDTLHFGGAETHIPRSAVEEVGSTRSITVGVRPEDMEPVAEGAGLATEVDVVEELGADAYVYGTTKVGGERRAIIARVDGRTPPDKGSVLHFAPREGHLHLFAGDTGERVDI
- a CDS encoding DUF1707 domain-containing protein translates to MRISDAERTEVQDRLRLAHDVGRLDLGEFDERVKSVWAARTRGELARVTADLPASPSEPGRRTVFSDTGGGMTIPCSTWPGSAARPATGDGSARHSECGRPRDHCVPGQTLTKKQNGWPTGSRMTRTFSCGWNSASVAPASSA